Below is a genomic region from Kribbella qitaiheensis.
CGGCGACTGTTTCGGCGATGACAGCGGTGGAGTCCAGCGCCGTGCGACTCGGTGGATTCCCGACCGCGCCGATGTCCGGGATCGCCAGCCGGCTGCGGGATCACGGCGAGATCGAGCAGGTCAGCATCGAGGTCGAGTGGGCTACCAGCGTGCTGCTCCAGCAGTTGGAGAGCGGTCGGCTGGACTTCGCCTTGTTGCGTGAGTTCCCCGGCTTCGAGCTGCGGCTCCCCACGGGCGTCGAGGCCTGCACGATCGTGGAGTCCGAGACGGCGTACGTGGTGATGGCGGCGGATCATCCGAAGGCCTTGGCGACCCGGCATCGCAAGGAGATCGACCTTTCCGACCTGGCCGACGAGGAATGGATCGGCGAACCGCCGGACGACAGTGGCTTCCACGTGCTGTTCCGAACTGCGTGTGAGCAGGCCGGGTTCATGCCGCGGGTCGAGCATCACTCGGTTGATACGTCGGTGCTGATGGGGTTCGTCACCAGTGGGCAAGGGGTCGCGCTGATCTCGCCTACGTCGTACCGGATGTTGTCGAGCGATGTGACAACGCGGCCGTTGGCCGGCAATCCGATCCACCGCCGGCTGATGCTGGCGTGGAGTACGGAGTCGCCGCGGGCGCAGATGGCAGGGGATGTCTGCCAGATGGCGATCCACGCGTACGACGAAGCTTTCGCCGAGCACGCCCGCTGGGGACAACACCAACGCATGCACGTCGCCTGACCGCACTTCGTTCAGCGCGGTCAGGCGACGTTTGGTTGATCAGCCGGCTTGTTTAGCCCGGCCTGTTCGGTCGGACGGCTTGGGTCAGGTGCCGGCGGGGCGGAACTGCCCGGGGAGGTCCATCACCCGGGGCGCCTGCGGAAGCGTCTCGTCGGAGAGCATCGGATTCTCGAACGCCCCGAAGTGGTGCTCACCGGTCGCGTCGTCGTCCATCCGCTCCCGGTACTGCTGCCCAACCACCTCAGCCCGTACGTCGGGCACAGGCTCGGCGTTGGTGAACGGCGCCGCCGCGGCCTGCGCAGTACCTTCAGGCGGTCGCGATCCGGCCCCGGCGTTGGAAGACGCCGCCGGAGTCGACGTGCCGTTCTGAGCCGGACCAGTCGGCTGCACCGCAGTCGCACCACCAGGCTGAGCAGGTGCAGCAGGCGTCACAGCAGTCGCGTCATCCGGCGTTTCGCCGCTAGGCCGAACCGGTGCGGCCGGCATCACGGCAGTTGCGTCAGCAGGTGCTTCTTCGCTGGGCTTAGCCGGTGCGGCTGGCGCCACGGCAGTTGCTTCGGCGGGTGCTTCTTCGCTGGGCTTAGCCGGTGTGGCAGGCGCCACGGCGGTTGCTTCAGCAGGCTTTTCGGCGCTGGGCTCGACCGGGCTGACGACCGTCGCTTCCTCTGCGGGAGCAGGGGTGGCGGGCGCCGCAGTACCGGCGTCGGGCACGGTCGGCGCTGATGCGGTCGGCGCCGGAGCGGCCGGCGCTGCCGGGGTTACCGGCTCCGCCGTAGTACGGGCCTCTGATGCTGCGGGGGTTGATGCTGCCGGGGTTGCCGGCTCCGCCGTAGTACCGGCGGTGGGCGTTGCGGCCGGGGCCGTCGGGGTGAGTTTGGTTTCGTCGTCGGCGAGGTCGTCGCCCTGGGCAACGGGTTCCTGCGCTTGGGCGACTGATTCCTCTTGTGCGGCAGGCTTCTCGGCCTGCGCGGTCTCCTCGTCCGCGGCCTGCACGGGGGAGTCGTCCTCGGTCGACGCGGTCGGGACCAGCACAGTCTGATCGCCATCGGTCGGGACCAGCCGGGTCTCGTCGGTGTCAGGCCGCTCGTCCTCGTCGGCGTACGCCTCGGCCTCCGCACCCGCTGTGGGGAACATGGCGGTGTGCTCGTCGGCCTGGTTCCGTGGCTGCACCGGCTCCGGCTCGTCGTCGAACAGGTCGTCGTAGCTCGAGTTCCCGTAACCAGCGAAGCGGTTGTCCGGCTGGTAGTCGCCGCCGGCAACCGGATACGGAGCCTGGGCCTGGTACGGCCCGGCGACCTCAGCGGCCTGCTGCGCCTGCGCCAGCTCCTGCTCGCGCTGCGCCCGCTCCGCCTCGGCCCGCTCCCGGCGACGCCGCTGCACGGACCGCACGATCAGCTGGATGCCGTACACCAACGAGATGACAGCGAGGATCGGCACGACGCCGTTCAGCGTGTACTGCTTGATGCCCTCGATCATCCCCGACGTCACGCCGGGCACGTCGTTGAGGAAGTTCGTCATCCGGTTGGGGATCCAGTGCACCGTGTAGATCATCACGCCGAACACCAGCGCCGCACCGAGCGCCGCGGCGCCCGAGAAGTACGACACGACGGCCCAGAAGATCAGCGCTCCGATGCCATAGGCAAGCGCCATCCCCTTCGCATTCAGCTCGATCCCGCCGTCGGCGGCCAGTACCCCGAACACGGCCGGACCGACCAGCGCAACTACGACACCTAAGAGGAAGCCAAAGAATTTGGACACATCACCACCGTAGCGACGTTTCCCCGCTACACAGCGACGACACTTCGCGAACCTTCGCCCCCACAGGTCACGCTCCGTCTCCACCCACCCCCGCATTGCCGCCACGCAACACGCACATGACAATCACCCACCGTATCCACGACCACCCATCGCCCGAACGACAACAGCCGCCCCACCACCCCACCGCGAAGCCTGCCCGCGAAAGCCCCTCCCCACCGGCAACCCACGGGCTTCGCCGATGGCATCGCCTGCACATCCAGGCGTTCGCCGTCGTAGGCAACCTTCCGGCGTACGGAGTGTTCGCTTAGGACACCGGGGCGGCGGTGAGGCCGTAGGTGATGCCGGTCGAGACCGCGGGCTCGGTGTGCTCCAGGTCGGGGGTGCGTTCGTACGGGTCCCAGGCGAGCACCTCGGTCAGGTGGCGTTCAACCGAGTCGAGCACCTCGGCGATGGCGACCTGGCGGCCCAGCTCCTTGGTGAGAGTGGTGACGTCGGCATCCGAGATCCCGCACGGCACGATCCGATCGAACCAGCTGAGGTCGTTGTCGCAGTTCAGCGCGAACCCATGCATGGTGACGCTTTGCGCGACCCGGATCCCGATCGCCGCGATCTTGCGCTCACGCCCACAGTCGTCCGCCGGGACCCAGACCCCACTGCGTCCCTTCACCCGACCGGTCTTCACACCCAGATCGGCGCACACGGCAATGAGAGCTTCCTCGAGCCGCCGGACGTAATCCACGACGTACACATGGGAAGCAAGTTTGACGATCGGGTAGCCGACCAGTTGCCCCGGCCCATGCCAGGTGATCTTGCCGCCGCGATCCACGTCGACAACCGGCGTACCGTCCAGCGGTCGCTCCTGCGGCTCCGTGCGCTTGCCCGCCGTATACACCGGCGGATGCTCGAGCAGGATGACAGTGTCCGATCCGCTGCCCTCGGCAACTGCCGCGTGCAGGCGGCGTTGCTCCGCCCACGCCTGCTCGTACTCAACCGCGTCGGTGCCGAACCCAGCCCTCACATACTTGATCTCACGCACGCCTTCGAGTGTATGTCGACGCGCCCGCCGCCGTTCACCGCCATCCACAGGCGACGGATTCGCGCGTCCCGCCTCGGCTTCTGCCCCGCCCAGCAGCCCTGCACCGGGCCGCGGCTCCTGGCCGACGACTCCGCGGTGTACTCCGCACTGAACGGCCGGCCCCACCCGGCCGCCCTGCACCAGCCGCGGACCGGCGGTCATGGAATTCGCGAGGCCTTGTTCGAGGCCTCCTTGTGGATAACTTCCGTGGGCCCGGCGGCAATCCGGGCATCCTCTCTGACATGGCACTCGAAGACATCGCCGGCTACAGCTTGCGCCGCGACCTCGGGTCCGGCGCGACCGGCACCGTCTGGCTGCTCCGAGACCTCGGTTCCGGCCGGCACGCCGTGCTCAAACGCATCCCGGCAGCCAAGGTCCCGGCCGTCGAGCAGTTCCGCCAGGACCTCGCCCTGACCCGCTCCCTCGACAACCCGCATATCGCCCGCCTACTAGACGTACGCCAAACCGACCGCGACTGGCTCCTCTTCAGCCAGTACGTCCCAGCCGGCTCCCTAGCGAGCCTCCTGGAACGCCGCGAACCACTCTCCACAGGAGAACTGGTCACCCTGCTCAGCCCCCTCGCGCAAGCCCTAGCTGTGATCCATCACGCCGGCCTAACCCACGGCAACCTCACCCCCGCCAACGTGATGCTCGACGCCGAAGGCCGCCCAGTCCTCACCGACGTAGGCCTCCGCACCCTCACCCACCCATCCGCAACCCCTCAGTCCGACCTCGACTCGCTCGCCCAAATCGCCCTCACCGCCGGCGCCAACCCCCGCATCTTCACCCCCACGATCTTCACCGCCCCCGCCCACCAAGTCGCCACCCGCATCCTCCACCTCGCCCAACCCACCCCAATAACCTCCCTCGCCAACCCACCAGATGGACCTGGTGCTGCTAACGGTTCGCCGCCGGCCGGTTCGAACTCGGGTTCGGTGTCAGGCGGTTCAGACGACCCCGATGGCAGGACCGGAACCAGCGCGACCGCAGGCGGCGCAGATCCCGGCGCGGGTGTCCTGAACGGCAACGGCCAAGGACCCCGACGCAAGCCTCCAAAGGACGGCTCATCGCAACACGCCCGCGAGCCATTCAGCCCCACCCCCACTGACGCGGCTACCGACCCCGCGACCACCACGGTTACATCCGGTGGTGCGGACAGCTCCCCAAAGCCACCAACAGAGGGGAGCACCCGCGGCACCCGCCGACGACAGCCAACCACGGTCGGTCGTCTACCCAAGGCACGAACCGGAGGCCGCCGCGGCCTAGCCAACGATGAACTGACAGGCGGTGACGCCGGCGGACGCCAACGACTCAAGTCACTCGACGGCCAACGTCATAGCGCGGAGAAGGTGACAACCGGGGTCCGAAGTGTGGGAACTGGAAGCGATCAACCACCGGGTCTGGCGTTCGGGTCGGCTGACCTTGGCAGTGAGGCCGGTGGGGGTGATCAATCGCCTGGAGTGGTGTATGCGACGGGAGCTGTTGCTGGCGGCCCCTATCCGAACTCGCGTCGCACACCAGGTGGACCACGGCGTCGGGGTGGAGCGCGAGGGACGAGGAGCAGACGGACTCGGCGGGGTCTTCGTCTGCGGTTGAGAGAGGCGATTGGCGGACGAGCCCCGGCGTACGGCGTACTGGCCGCGGCGGGTGCGGCCGCATTAGTAGTCCTGCTGCTCGGATTGATCACCGTCGGCGTACTGGGCGGAGGAGCCAGCACCGCAGCATCCACAGGATCTGCCGAGGCCCCGACGACGGACGCGTCGCAGAGTCCACCGCCTTCAAGCGCCGTCACACCGACGACCTCAAGTGCTCCAGCGCTTCCGTCGGCGGCAGTCTCGACCGCACCAGGAGCAGACTGGCCAACCCCCTGGCTGGACGTACTCAGAGCGCTCGACAGACAACGGTCCTCGGCATTCAATAGCGGCTCGGATACCGGCCTCGATTCGGTCTACGTCCGAGGAAGCGTGCCCTGGAAGGCGGACAAGAGTTTGCTCGCGACCTACCGGACCCAGCACCTACGAATCGAGAACCTGACGATAGAAATCCGAAGCCTCCTCATCGAGAGCGAGGAAACAGACCGCGCCGTCCTCCAGGTCGTCGACCGCCTCACCTCAGGCGCCGCCGTCGACCAGGCAGGCCGAAGAACAACCTTCCCACCCGGCAAACCAACCTCCCGCCGAATCACCCTCCAAACAACAACCCCCGGCACCTGGCGAATAACCCAAATCACCACCCTCTGACCAACCCAGCCGACGAGCCGTGCTGTGTCGGACCGAGCGTTGCTGATCCCAGCCGTACCGGGCTGGGCCGGACGGGGCCGAGTCGTACGGAGCTGAGCCGAGCCGGGCCGGGGCCGGGCCGGGTAAGTCGGCCCGAGCCCGAGCCCGAGCCCGAGCCCGAGCCGGGTAAGACGGGGTGAGCTGGCTAGGCCGAGCCTGCCTTGCCGAGCTGGGTTGGGGGTTAGGCGGGGTTCGTGAGGCTGGCGGTTAGGGCTTGGGGGGCGGTGGGGTGGGTGAAGGTGAAGTTGGCGGTGAGGAGCTTGGTGGGGAGGGCGCGTTTGCTGCCGATCAGTTCCCAGCCGAATTCGCCGAGCAGGGTGGTGAGGACGAAGGACGGGACTGGGAAGAGGGCTGGGCGGTGCAAGGTCTTGGCCAGGGCGGTGGTGAAGTCCTGGTTCGTTACTGGGGTTGGGAGGGCTATGTTCACCGGGCCGCTGAGCTCGTCGTGTTCGGCGACGAAGCGGACTGCGCGGAGCCAGTCGGTCAGGGAGACCACTGGGAAGTACTGGTTGCCTGAGCCGAGGCGGCCGCCGAAACCGAGCCGGAAGGGCAGCGACAGAAGGCGGAAGGCGGGGGCATCGCGGGCGATGACGACTCCGGTGCGGAGGGATGCGACCCGGCAGCCTGCGGCTCGGGCGGGGTCGGCGGCGCCTTCCCAGAGGCGGACTACGTCGGCGAGGAAGCCTTCGCCGAGTTCGGAGTCTTCGGTCAGGGTGCGGTCGCCGCAGTCCTTGCCGTAGCCACCGATCCCGCTCTGCGTGATGAACACCGGTCGGCGATCGAGCGTTGCGGCCGCGGCGGCGAGAGTTGCCGTCGTACTGACGCGACTCTCGCGGATGGTCTTGCGGTACGTCGGGGTCCAGGGCCGGCCGATGTTCGCGCCGGCGAGGTTCACCAGAACGTCGGCGTCGACGAGTGCCGCGGGATCGAGTTGACCGGCGGCGGGGTCCCAGCGGACCTCGTCGGGTTGGCTCGGCGTACGCCGTACCAGCCGGATCACCTCGTGGCCGTCGGCAACCAGGTCGCGGGTGAGTGCCTTGCCCAGGAAGCCGGACGAACCGGCCAGTACGTACTTCATCCGATCAACGGCCCCTCGGTCGCGGGTGGAGAACTCGGACTGGCGGCGATCCGGAGCGGCCAGCGAAACCCATCGAACCAGTACCCACGAACTCCGATAAGACCGCCCCGACGAAGTCAGGTGATGAAGCGGTCCTCACCGCACCCGGCTGCTGCTCGGAGGAGGCCGGCGGCGTCGCGCACGGAGCCTGCCGGCTCCTGGAGAGCCTCACCGGGAAGGTCAATGGGGCCGGCCGCGGTGTGCGGTCGGCCCCATCGGGGTGGTTCGGGTGGTGCTACCCGAGATCAGACGTCGAACTGGGCTTCTTCGAGGCGCTGCTTGACTGCGGTCAGGTAGCGGGCCGCGTCGGCGCCGTCCACCAGACGGTGGTCGTAGGTCAGCGCCAGGTAGACCATCTGCCGGATCGCGATCGTCTCACCCAGTTGCGGGTGGGTGATCACGACGGGACGCTTGACGACCGCGCCGGTACCGAGCATGCCGACCTGCGGCTGGTTCAGGATCGGCGTGTCGAACAGGGCGCCGCGGCTGCCGGTGTTCGTGATGGTGAAGGTGCCGCCCGCCATCTCGTCCGGCAGCACCTTGTTGATGCGGACCCGGTTGGCCAGGTCGGCGATCTTCTTCGCCAGGCCGGCGATGTTCAGGTCACCGGCGTTGTGCACGACCGGGACCATCAGGCCCTTCTCGGCGTCGACGGCGATGCCCAGGTGCTCGGCAGCGTGGTAGGTGACCTCGCCGGCCTCGTCGTTGATCGACGCGTTCAGCTTCGGGTACTGCTTCAGCGCGTCCACCGCGGCGAGCGCGAAGAACGGCAGGAAGGACAGCTTGACGCCCTCGCGGGCCTCGAACTCGGCCTTCTTCGCGTTCCGGAGCTTGGAGATCTCGGTGACGTCGACCTCGACCACGGTGGTCAGCTGCGCCGAGACGTGCAGCGAGTTGACCATGTGGCTGGCGATGGCCTTGCGGATCCGGCTCATCTTCTCGGTCGTACCGCGCAGCGGGCTGATCACCGGGGCCGAAGCCGCGGCGGGCCGGAGCGGAAGAAGCGGCAGCCGGGGCAGGTGCGGCGGCAGCAGCCTTCTTGGCCTCGGCGGCAGCGATCACGTCCTGCTTGCGGATGCGGCCGCCGACGCCGGTGCCGGATACGGAGCCCAGGTCGACGCCGTGCTCGCTAGCCAGCTTGCGGACGAGCGGGGTGACGTAGTTGGGGCCGTCGGAGGAGGAGCCGTTGGAAGACGCCGGTACTGCGGGCGCCGGGGCCGCGGCAGGTGCTGCCGCGCGTGCAGGCGCTGCCGCAGGTGCCTGGGCGGGGGCGCTTTGCGCGACGGGAGCCTGGGCGGCCGGCTGAGCGGCGGGGGCTTGGGGTGCCGGGACCTGAGCCGGTGCTGCCTGCGGGGCCGGGGCTTGGGGTGCCGGGACCTGAGCCGCGGGGGCCTGAGCAGCTGGTGCCTCGGCGGGGGCTGCCTGGGGGGCGGGGGCCGATTCGGCCGGGGCCACGGGGGCTGCGGAGGTCGCCGGGGCGGCGTCGCCGGAGCCTACGATCGCTAGTTCGGCGCCTACCTCGACGGTTTCGTCTTCGGCGACCTTGATTTCGAGGAGCTTGCCGGCGACGGGGGACGGGATCTCGGTGTCTACCTTGTCGGTGGAGACTTCGAGGAGGGGTTCGTCTACTGCTACGTCGTCGCCTACCTGCTTGAGCCAGCGGGTGACGGTGCCTTCGGTGACGCTCTCGCCTAGGGCGGGCAGGGTTACCGACGTACCGGAGCCACCTGAGGAGGCCTGCTCTGGGGCCGGGGAGGCCGCGGGGGCTGGGGCCGCTTCGGCCGGAGGCCTATTAGACGAAGTGTCCGCCGAAGAGGGTTGTTGTGCGGCCTGCGCCTGCGGCGCGGCCTCGGCGGCGGGGGCAGCCTCGGCCGGGGCGGCGGACGCGGAGCCGGCCTGAGCCGAGCTGGCGGACGCGGAGTTTACCTGGGCCGGGGCAGCGGGCGCGGAGTCGGCCTGAGGCGAGCCGGTCGATTCGGCGTCTGCCTGGGCGGCGTCTGCCTGAGCGGAGTCTGCCGGGGCGGCGTCTGCCTGGGCTGGGGCCGCTGAGGCGGAGTCGCCGGAGCCGGAGTCCGAGCCGGCGGATTCGCCGGCGTCGCCGATGACGGCCAGTTCGGCGCCGACCTCTACGGTTTCGTCCTCGGCGGCCTTGATCTCGAGCAAGGTACCGGCGACGGGGGAGGGGATCTCGGTGTCGACCTTGTCGGTCGAGACCTCCAGCAGGGGCTCGTCAACGGCAACCGTGTCACCGACCTGCTTGAGCCAGCGGGTGACGGTTCCTTCGGTGACGCTCTCCCCGAGGGCCGGCAGGGATACAGAGGTCGGCATGACGGTCGTTGCTCCTTCGTCTGATCGGTCGAGTGTCAGCCTACGGTGCCACCGGAACCGGCGGGATCCGGGTCACAACGACCCCGCCTGTCCCAGCACCGGCAAACTTACTCGTGGAAGTGCAAAGGCTTTCCGGCCAGCGCGAGGTGCGCCTCGCCGAGTGCCTCGTTCTGGGTCGGGTGGGCGTGCACCAGCGGCGCGACGTCGGCCGGGAACGCCTCCCAGTTGTAGATCAGCTGCGCCTCGCCGATCAGTTCGCCGACCCGGGAGCCGACCATGTGCAGGCCGACCACGGCGCCGTCCTTGGCCCGGACCAGCTTCACGAAGCCCTGGGTCTTCAGGATCTGGCTCTTGCCGTTGCCGCCGAGGTTGTAGTTCAGGATCTCGACCTCGCCGTACTTCGCTTTCGCCTGCTCCTCGGTCAGCCCGACGGAGGCGACCTCGGGCTCGGAGTAGGTGACGCGGGGGATGCCGGGCCTCGTCGATCGGGGCCGGGTTCAGCCCGGCGATGTGCTCGGCGACGAAGATGCCCTGCTGGAAGCCGCGGTGGGCGAGTTGCAGGCCGGGGACGATGTCGCCGACGGCGTACACGCCGGGCACGCTGGTCTGCAGGTGCTCGTCGACGGTGACGAAGCCACGGTCGAGCGCGACCCCGACCTCGTCGTACCCGAGTCCGGAGGTGTTCGGGCCGCGGCCGACTGCGACCAGGAGCAGTTCGGCCTCGATCACCTCGCCACCGGCGACGGTGACGCGGACCCCGTTGTCGTGGGTGTCGACCGACTCGAACGACGTACCGGTCTTGAAGTTGATCTTGCGCTTGCGGAACGCCCGCTCCAGCGTCTTGCTGCAGTCGGCGTCCTCGGCCGGTACCAGCCGGGGGAGTGCCTCGATGATCGTCACCTTGGTGCCGAACGAGGTCCACGCGCTGGCGAACTCGACGCCGATCACGCCGCCGCCGAGCACGACCGCGGACTCCGGCACCCGGTCGAGCGTCAGGGCGTGCTCGCTGGCGATCACCCGGTTGCCGTCGATCTCCAGCCCCGGCAGCGATCGCGAGTAGGAGCCGGACGCGATGATGACGTTCTTACCGGTGTACGTCGTGCCGTTGACCGCGACCGTCGTCGGGGACGTGAGCCGTCCCTCGCCCTCGATCACGGTGATGCCACGAGACTTGATCTGTCCCTGCAGGCCCTTGAAGAGCCGGTCGACGACGCCGTCCTTGTACTTGTTCACGCCACCCATGTCGACGCCCTCGAGGGTCGTCCGTACGCCGAACTGCTCACCCTCGCGGGCCGAATCGGCGACCTCGGCCGCGTGCAGCAGCGCCTTGGTCGGGATGCAGCCGCGGTGCAGACAGGTACCGCCGAGCTTGTCCTTCTCGACCAGGCCCACGGACATCCCCAGTACTGCGGCCCGCAGTGCGGCGGCGTACCCGCCACTGCCTCCGCCGAGGATCAGCAGGTCGTAGGTCGTGGTGCTGTCTGCCGCGTTCGTCACAGGTTCCTCCGTGGGCTACTGAGTCGGCGGGCGGCCCCGGATCGCGGGGTTCCGGCCCGGCGTCATCTTGTCATCGCGGCCGCTTACTGTCGCTTCCGGGCCCGTACTGCGGACGCCGTCGCCCACAGCAGGCCAGCAGGACGGGCGGCTC
It encodes:
- a CDS encoding LysR family transcriptional regulator; the encoded protein is MNVELRHLRVVVLVAEAGSVGRAARWLKVSQPSLTAQLKRIESAFGGELFERSRTGVTPTPLGRYAVDRARAILVDVDHLSATVSAMTAVESSAVRLGGFPTAPMSGIASRLRDHGEIEQVSIEVEWATSVLLQQLESGRLDFALLREFPGFELRLPTGVEACTIVESETAYVVMAADHPKALATRHRKEIDLSDLADEEWIGEPPDDSGFHVLFRTACEQAGFMPRVEHHSVDTSVLMGFVTSGQGVALISPTSYRMLSSDVTTRPLAGNPIHRRLMLAWSTESPRAQMAGDVCQMAIHAYDEAFAEHARWGQHQRMHVA
- a CDS encoding dihydrolipoyl dehydrogenase; amino-acid sequence: MTNAADSTTTYDLLILGGGSGGYAAALRAAVLGMSVGLVEKDKLGGTCLHRGCIPTKALLHAAEVADSAREGEQFGVRTTLEGVDMGGVNKYKDGVVDRLFKGLQGQIKSRGITVIEGEGRLTSPTTVAVNGTTYTGKNVIIASGSYSRSLPGLEIDGNRVIASEHALTLDRVPESAVVLGGGVIGVEFASAWTSFGTKVTIIEALPRLVPAEDADCSKTLERAFRKRKINFKTGTSFESVDTHDNGVRVTVAGGEVIEAELLLVAVGRGPNTSGLGYDEVGVALDRGFVTVDEHLQTSVPGVYAVGDIVPGLQLAHRGFQQGIFVAEHIAGLNPAPIDEARHPPRHLLRARGRLRRADRGAGESEVRRGRDPELQPRRQRQEPDPEDPGLREAGPGQGRRRGRPAHGRLPGRRTDRRGAADLQLGGVPGRRRAAGARPPDPERGTRRGAPRAGRKAFALPRVSLPVLGQAGSL
- a CDS encoding TIGR01777 family oxidoreductase, with amino-acid sequence MKYVLAGSSGFLGKALTRDLVADGHEVIRLVRRTPSQPDEVRWDPAAGQLDPAALVDADVLVNLAGANIGRPWTPTYRKTIRESRVSTTATLAAAAATLDRRPVFITQSGIGGYGKDCGDRTLTEDSELGEGFLADVVRLWEGAADPARAAGCRVASLRTGVVIARDAPAFRLLSLPFRLGFGGRLGSGNQYFPVVSLTDWLRAVRFVAEHDELSGPVNIALPTPVTNQDFTTALAKTLHRPALFPVPSFVLTTLLGEFGWELIGSKRALPTKLLTANFTFTHPTAPQALTASLTNPA
- the lipB gene encoding lipoyl(octanoyl) transferase LipB encodes the protein MREIKYVRAGFGTDAVEYEQAWAEQRRLHAAVAEGSGSDTVILLEHPPVYTAGKRTEPQERPLDGTPVVDVDRGGKITWHGPGQLVGYPIVKLASHVYVVDYVRRLEEALIAVCADLGVKTGRVKGRSGVWVPADDCGRERKIAAIGIRVAQSVTMHGFALNCDNDLSWFDRIVPCGISDADVTTLTKELGRQVAIAEVLDSVERHLTEVLAWDPYERTPDLEHTEPAVSTGITYGLTAAPVS
- a CDS encoding serine/threonine-protein kinase, with translation MALEDIAGYSLRRDLGSGATGTVWLLRDLGSGRHAVLKRIPAAKVPAVEQFRQDLALTRSLDNPHIARLLDVRQTDRDWLLFSQYVPAGSLASLLERREPLSTGELVTLLSPLAQALAVIHHAGLTHGNLTPANVMLDAEGRPVLTDVGLRTLTHPSATPQSDLDSLAQIALTAGANPRIFTPTIFTAPAHQVATRILHLAQPTPITSLANPPDGPGAANGSPPAGSNSGSVSGGSDDPDGRTGTSATAGGADPGAGVLNGNGQGPRRKPPKDGSSQHAREPFSPTPTDAATDPATTTVTSGGADSSPKPPTEGSTRGTRRRQPTTVGRLPKARTGGRRGLANDELTGGDAGGRQRLKSLDGQRHSAEKVTTGVRSVGTGSDQPPGLAFGSADLGSEAGGGDQSPGVVYATGAVAGGPYPNSRRTPGGPRRRGGARGTRSRRTRRGLRLRLREAIGGRAPAYGVLAAAGAAALVVLLLGLITVGVLGGGASTAASTGSAEAPTTDASQSPPPSSAVTPTTSSAPALPSAAVSTAPGADWPTPWLDVLRALDRQRSSAFNSGSDTGLDSVYVRGSVPWKADKSLLATYRTQHLRIENLTIEIRSLLIESEETDRAVLQVVDRLTSGAAVDQAGRRTTFPPGKPTSRRITLQTTTPGTWRITQITTL